The following proteins are co-located in the Marinomonas profundi genome:
- a CDS encoding transglutaminase domain-containing protein — translation MWLEASSTLEFNIETPSPFLLMLRPRSGMQQWIAREEYVLSPSVPAVEFTDSFGNLCQRLVAPVGRFSIRISVVIETADASDSAPGAPFVDIQQLPDDTLPFLHPSRYCDSDHFTDMASSIVSGLTPGYDQCSAIVDYIRQHIQYTPGQGEQNISASELNTLGRGVCRDMAHLGIACCRALAIPARMVVGYLEGLEPMDLHAWFEAYVGNRWYTFDPTQANLQGGRVAIAFGRDAADVAIYTQFGPPVELLNLEVKVQETQGPTR, via the coding sequence ATGTGGCTAGAAGCATCCAGTACTCTTGAGTTTAATATTGAAACACCGTCGCCTTTTTTACTCATGCTGCGACCTCGTAGCGGCATGCAACAATGGATCGCACGGGAAGAGTATGTGCTGTCACCCAGTGTGCCAGCCGTAGAATTTACCGATTCGTTCGGTAACTTATGTCAGCGTTTAGTGGCTCCCGTTGGACGTTTTTCTATTCGTATTTCCGTTGTTATCGAAACCGCCGATGCCTCGGATTCAGCACCGGGCGCGCCCTTCGTAGACATTCAACAATTACCAGACGACACGCTGCCTTTTTTGCACCCAAGCCGCTATTGCGACTCAGACCATTTTACCGACATGGCGTCCTCCATTGTGTCCGGTTTAACGCCTGGCTATGACCAATGCAGTGCCATTGTCGATTATATTCGTCAACATATTCAGTACACACCGGGACAAGGCGAACAGAACATAAGCGCGTCAGAGTTAAACACATTAGGTCGAGGCGTTTGTCGAGATATGGCGCATTTGGGCATTGCTTGTTGTCGAGCCCTTGCCATACCGGCGCGCATGGTGGTTGGTTATCTTGAAGGCTTAGAGCCAATGGATTTACACGCTTGGTTTGAAGCCTATGTGGGCAATCGTTGGTATACATTTGACCCGACACAAGCCAATTTACAAGGCGGTCGTGTGGCGATTGCCTTTGGGCGAGATGCCGCTGATGTGGCGATCTACACCCAATTTGGCCCACCCGTAGAACTGCTCAATCTTGAGGTTAAAGTCCAAGAAACCCAAGGGCCAACGCGATGA